From Schistocerca americana isolate TAMUIC-IGC-003095 chromosome 9, iqSchAmer2.1, whole genome shotgun sequence, the proteins below share one genomic window:
- the LOC124550778 gene encoding uncharacterized protein LOC124550778 has protein sequence MSSVRSQELQLVVSNSAGELCGLQKKLLSSYQKPQKYRQEGKGDHKFCIKNKKFTSVDSQNEGDNSGPSEDGEEQGSILEGGETAVDSNTHKPEATDREPGYLNFGFQKFCEDKGQYRYLVNSEKIDWNEELKFLDEVDKSKLEEPATSSKIEELLVCPPEKVERFSYKTRKVEGSAVPHILTNERMYCTNSAVLIQEQAKCVKTEISHGKDLLLQCDRKGAVNYSENSDPCDEAHGMKIWLKMNREVFIAKDKVPDLQRSSFGIKKLTLYEATQSGKNSELNKQNEGGKRVKTWDHEVGGNNSGPLVKRVCLTDISGCASTYTSHISPPKMEFRWVDEKCPENNCLSALSLFKELQTTVRMHPVYEQNILQQFVWPVCGTGMMCVPFSLLGKPLGTAGIPTDCKIWMWGGSSAAKLSVNVAEYLLQWSLKTSQRLNALSVTLCTYLTKSQTDLLHETLISLPKRKELLSTEKNNGTSSQIIAVDGNTIRVQGNDVTDVQNEAKEQKPVDCGFLLFSPVCSNVCDVQSETADSQVWNWDNGVTQRKSYSDEHITGDSIFLLSSELQPFSDRSSVMLPEQNEEFSVATTGEMWAVPALEATFTSEQEFLPPHRSELQMSKCHANDKIQSSVDETFSKLHDRCNPNGILSPDYGFCEGDDAAGLPTQTASLTDKFCNVLDEHRGILTHAEFPKTSKGNHERYENIFQKEAECKEKEAIERLCELLDVHIPNSNRKDRDKCSATLLPADTTLPKITETDQPINRSVEHTKFQQKFRDKVVLAADSQFRPISPEHVSLEDTGCIRKAPQKDAEAKKTEVLEFTHSVTDGTLPPSSDDDDDDDDDSSSESLSSVVTVVPNASWVPQNIHQYPVGNQSQQRGSSGGEGESVPFNQLNDHTYPIVECPQTGEPVSCVTRTSCSMTVSVRNCDNNESTETVLHTLGRDQSYSGSQSNSECADGSSLSVNEPSLQFLDDLVSMSDIGSSNNLEQKIVKGSGALLVDTNSCSNTAAQTHPQCSEAVHLDCKCNTNLNSVQELTVISKLHEPSCYDTKAKGNNISLSSLMVVPRSKRKKSFRKNDTVAEKILCRTRKKMLDIHKTSVGETCLQMKASEELSRLSSAENKPIQSNLTALRFDNLDPVAQYTSKRRRKRVSEPVEAWLQNTITYFPGIQDEHFAGEISKDVTCNLPKKEHDAPRVSPVSILPRKRSSIDSRSDESSGTELSTRPSKRRRGTLCDEGVVMVQMYSKGGCSVNKMSKGGNGAELSCTYCGKLFDRVSKLTEHIGSHTLPYHCLMCGRRFGRESQLTTHEQHLSCSPLEKCRYKCEGCGQKFLQRICLLRHVEKHMEQDKEERVEKSRCKACGKVFDQAKLLLQHEGEHRTKGRQHTCRVCGKTFKRQAFLVRHRQLHREKIRFECGYCGDYFKLKDQLRTHIRQHLRDETKKALEQKRKVQQKENMMREEVAGSFPIIQKELSLLICPDCGKIFRWKTALQRHSAQHKREDCRKAALDPELARFHCDDCGDKFASRNSMRSHVRRHVCEKINLSSVELQRSRHHSGCTGSKECTSPPMTPILQYNCSKCLADFSQLSELQQHSCGTDDQRPYTCYVCDKAFLSPRHLSQHMRVHFPPHKCRFCGHTFARRYELLYHEWSHRDREHFSTNDNNGGTKIVYK, from the exons ATGTCTTCAGTCAG GTCTCAGGAGCTTCAGCTGGTTGTCAGCAACAGTGCCGGTGAATTATGCGGACTTCAAAAGAAGTTGCTGTCATCATACCAAAAACCACAGAAATACAGACAGGAAGGAAAGGGAGACCATAAATTTTGCATTAAGAACAAAAAGTTCACATCTGTAGACAGTCAAAATGAGGGAGATAACAGTGGGCCATCTGAGGATGGAGAGGAGCAGGGAAGCATTCTGGAAGGAGGGGAAACAGCAGTCGATTCCAATACTCACAAGCCTGAAGCTACAGATAGAGAGCCAGGTTACTTGAACTTCGGCTTTCAGAAGTTCTGTGAAGACAAAGGACAGTATAGATATCTAGTGAATTCTGAAAAGATAGACtggaatgaagaattaaagtttttgGACGAAGTAGACAAGAGTAAACTAGAAGAACCTGCAACAAGCTCAAAGATTGAAGAACTGCTCGTGTGCCCACCAGAGAAAGTAGAACGATTCTCGTATAAGACACGTAAGGTGGAGGGTAGTGCAGTGCCTCACATCCTGACCAATGAAAGAATGTACTGCACAAATTCAGCAGTGCTAATTCAGGAACAGGCAAAGTgtgtgaaaacagaaatttcacatGGAAAGGATCTGTTGTTGCAGTGTGACAGAAAAGGGGCCGTGAACTACAGTGAGAACAGTGACCCTTGTGATGAAGCACATGGTATGAAAATAtggctgaagatgaacagagaggTTTTTATTGCAAAAGATAAAGTACCTGACTTGCAACGAAGCTCCTTTGGGATTAAAAAGTTAACTCTGTATGAAGCAACACAGTCTGGTAAAAATAGTGAACTAAATAAGCAGAATGAAGGGGGCAAAAGGGTGAAGACATGGGACCATGAAGTCGGTGGAAATAATTCTGGGCCTCTAGTTAAACGTGTTTGTCTCACCGATATTTCTGGCTGTGCCTCTACATATACCTCTCATATTTCTCCTCCCAAAATGGAGTTTAGATGGGTGGATGAGAAGTGTCCAGAAAACAATTGTCTGTCTGCTTTGTCACTTTTCAAAGAATTGCAGACAACAGTCAGGATGCACCCTGTCTATGAGCAAAATATTTTGCAGCAGTTTGTGTGGCCAGTTTGTGGTACTGGCATGATGTGTGTGCCATTTTCTCTACTTGGCAAGCCATTGGGAACTGCTGGTATCCCTACAGACTGTAAAATTTGGATGTGGGGTGGAAGCTCTGCTGCAAAACTCAGTGTGAATGTGGCAGAATACTTACTTCAGTGGTCTTTGAAAACCAGCCAGAGGCTGAATGCCTTGAGCGTTACATTGTGTACATATTTAACTAAGAGTCAGACAGACCTCCTCCATGAAACATTAATATCATTACCAAAAAGGAAAGAATTGCTGTCTACAGAGAAAAACAATGGCACTTCATCCCAAATCATAGCTGTGGATGGCAACACCATTAGAGTACAGGGAAATGATGTGACAGATGTGCAAAATGAAGCGAAGGAGCAAAAACCTGTGGACTGTGGTTTCCTGTTATTCTCTCCTGTGTGTAGTAATGTATGTGATGTCCAGAGTGAAACAGCAGACAGTCAGGTTTGGAACTGGGACAACGGAGTCACTCAGAGAAAATCATACAGTGATGAACACATTACTGGTGACAGCATTTTCCTGCTGTCTTCAGAACTGCAACCATTCAGTGACAG GTCATCTGTGATGCTTCCAGAACAAAATGAAGAATTTAGTGTTGCCACTACTGGTGAAATGTGGGCAGTGCCAGCATTGGAAGCCACATTTACTTCTGAACAAGAATTTCTTCCACCACATAGATCAGAGCTCCAGATGTCTAAGTGTCATGCCAATGACAAGATTCAAAGCAGTGTCGATGAGACATTCTCGAAATTACATGATAGGTGCAACCCAAATGGTATACTGTCCCCAGACTACGGTTTCTGTGAAGGTGATGATGCTGCAGGTCTCCCAACTCAAACTGCAAGCTTGACTGACAAATTCTGTAATGTATTGGATGAACATCGTGGTATTCTCACACATGCAGAGTTCCCAAAAACCTCTAAAGGGAACCACGAGAGGTATGAGAATATTTTTCAAAAAGAAGCTGAATGTAAAGAAAAGGAAGCCATTGAGAGATTATGTGAACTCTTGGATGTTCATATACCTAATAGTAACAGGAAAGATAGAGATAAGTGTTCAGCTACATTGCTCCCAGCTGATACCACATTACCAAAAATCACTGAAACTGATCAACCCATAAACAGAAGTGTAGAGCATACAAAGTTTCAACAAAAGTTCAGAGATAAAGTTGTCTTAGCAGCAGATTCTCAGTTTCGACCAATTTCACCAGAACATGTATCTTTAGAGGACACTGGATGTATTAGGAAGGCCCCACAAAAAGATGCTGAGGCCAAGAAAACAGAAGTTTTAGAGTTTACACACAGTGTTACTGATGGTACGCTGCCTCCGAGcagtgacgacgatgatgatgatgatgatgacagcagttCTGAGTCATTGTCCTCTGTTGTTACTGTTGTACCAAATGCCTCTTGGGTCCCTCAGAACATTCACCAATATCCAGTAGGAAACCAGAGCCAACAGAGAGGTAGCAGTGGAGGTGAAGGTGAAAGTGTTCCCTTCAACCAGCTCAATGACCACACATATCCTATAGTAGAATGCCCACAAACAGGCGAGCCtgtcagttgtgtgacaagaacaaGCTGCTCAATGACTGTCTCGGTAAGAAACTGTGATAACAATGAGAGTACAGAAACTGTGCTTCACACCTTGGGCAGAGACCAGTCGTACAGTGGGTCACAGTCAAATTCTGAGTGTGCAGATGGGAGCAGTTTGTCTGTAAATGAGCCATCCCTGCAATTTTTGGATGATTTGGTGAGTATGTCTGATATTGGGTCTTCTAATAATTTAGAGCAGAAAATTGTCAAAGGATCGGGAGCACTATTAGTCGACACAAACAGTTGCAGTAACACGGCAGCACAAACACATCCACAGTGTTCCGAGGCTGTGCACTTGGACTGCAAATGCAACACCAATTTGAACTCAGTGCAGGAACTTACGGTCATCAGTAAACTGCACGAACCTAGCTGCTATGACACGAAAGCAAAAGGTAATAACATATCTCTGAGCAGTCTGATGGTAGTGCCTCGGTCAAAGAGAAAGAAATCTTTCCGTAAAAATGACACTGTTGCTGAGAAAATTTTATGTAGGACTAGGAAAAAGATGTTAGACATTCACAAAACATCAGTTGGTGAAACTTGTTTACAAATGAAGGCGTCAGAAGAATTGTCAAGATTATCTTCTGCAGAAAATAAACCAATCCAAAGTAATCTGACAGCACTCAGATTTGATAATCTAGACCCAGTAGCACAGTATACTAGCAAGAGGAGGAGAAAACGTGTCTCTGAACCCGTCGAGGCCTGGTTGCAAAATACTATTACGTATTTCCCTGGTATACAGGACGAGCATTTTGCAGGAGAAATCTCAAAAGATGTCACTTGTAATCTGCCAAAAAAGGAACATGATGCTCCCAGAGTCAGCCCAGTATCGATTTTGCCAAGAAAACGTTCATCAATCGATAGCAGAAGTGATGAGAGCTCTGGTACTGAATTGTCAACTCGCCCGTCCAAAAGACGCAGAGGGACATTGTGTGATGAAGGAGTCGTAATGGTTCAGATGTACTCTAAAGGTGGCTgttctgtaaataaaatgtctaaAGGAGGAAATGGAGCAGAATTATCTTGTACATACTGTGGTAAGCTATTTGACAGGGTTTCAAAGCTAACTGAGCACATAGGCTCACACACCCTGCCCTACCATTGCTTAATGTGTGGACGCCGCTTTGGGAGGGAGTCGCAGCTCACTACTCACGAGCAGCATCTGTCCTGTTCACCTCTAGAGAAGTGCCGCTATAAATGTGAAGGATGTGGCCAGAAATTTCTTCAGAGGATATGTTTACTTAGGCATGTGGAAAAGCACATGGAACAGGACAAGGAGGAGCGAGTGGAGAAATCGAGGTGCAAGGCTTGTGGAAAAGTATTCGATCAGGCAAAGCTGCTTCTGCAGCACGAGGGAGAACACAGGACGAAGGGGCGGCAGCACACGTGCAGGGTGTGTGGCAAGACATTTAAGCGACAGGCCTTCTTGGTCAGGCACCGACAGCTTCACCGGGAGAAGATCCGCTTTGAGTGTGGCTACTGTGGGGACTATTTCAAACTAAAGGACCAACTAAGAACACACATTAGGCAGCACTTGAGGGACGAGACAAAGAAAGCTCTCGAACAAAAGCGGaaagtgcagcaaaaagaaaatatgatGAGAGAAGAGGTTGCAGGATCCTTTCCCATTATCCAAAAGGAGCTCTCCCTGCTCATCTGCCCCGATTGTGGCAAAATTTTCCGCTGGAAGACGGCACTGCAGAGGCACTCGGCACAGCACAAGCGGGAGGATTGCAGGAAAGCGGCACTCGACCCCGAGCTAGCCCGATTCCACTGTGACGATTGCGGTGACAAATTTGCTTCCAGAAACTCAATGCGTAGCCATGTCCGCCGACATGtgtgtgaaaaaattaatttatcATCTGTGGAGTTGCAGCGCTCTCGACACCACTCTGGGTGCACCGGCAGTAAAGAATGTACATCACCACCGATGACTCCCATCTTGCAGTATAACTGCAGCAAGTGCCTTGCAGACTTTTCACAGTTGTCAGAGCTGCAGCAGCACTCGTGCGGTACAGATGACCAGCGACCGTACACATGTTATGTCTGTGACAAGGCATTTCTGTCCCCGCGCCACCTAAGTCAACACATGAGAGTCCACTTCCCACCCCACAAATGCCGTTTTTGTGGACACACTTTCGCCCGTAGATATGAATTGCTCTACCACGAGTGGAGCCATCGTGACCGTGAGCACTTCAGTACCAATGATAATAATGGAGGAACCAAAATAGTTTATAAATGA